From one Paramormyrops kingsleyae isolate MSU_618 chromosome 1, PKINGS_0.4, whole genome shotgun sequence genomic stretch:
- the LOC111851421 gene encoding hyaluronidase-5-like: MKASSSLPLPFLVLSFLGSIHADLPYPPTAAPQFEGYPYSVIWNMQTPVCKQNNIPLDTSPFQAVTTPEAVPDQFLFLFYINRLGLFPFVNEDFNNEINGGIPQKGNLTASLEVAQVDVAHYIPSETIAGLAVIDWDAWHPLWDRNWGSKSVYRTLSIDYAYQLDPSLSPSQAKLVAKEQFQTAARSYMEDTMGLGIKMRPNYLWGFYLFPECYNYGWDGTDYTGECPKWAQTGNNQLLWLWQTSTALYPSVYLQTSLGSTRKAALYVRNQVHEAMRVASLPKHPFNVPIYVYTRPVFANQANKFLSVKDLIHTLGENAAVGASGSVLWGGVTDFNDKASCEALSSYLTSNLNPYIVNVTAASRLCSESLCQGNGRCIRKDYNSDVYLHLNPASFSVRKSGGKYMAVGIPTLSDLTYFSEHFTCQCYAGLSCSPRIASELPIEPVVIPV, encoded by the exons ATGAAGGCATCCAGTTCTCTCCCACTGCCCTTCCTTGTGCTATCTTTCCTGGGGAGCATTCATGCTGACCTCCCATATCCCCCCACTGCCGCCCCGCAGTTTGAGGGCTACCCTTACAGTGTCATatggaacatgcaaactcccgTTTGCAAGCAGAACAACATCCCTCTGGACACCTCGCCATTCCAGGCTGTTACCACCCCAGAGGCTGTTCCTGACCAGTTCCTCTTCCTGTTCTATATCAACCGCCTGGGGTTGTTCCCTTTCGTGAACGAGGACTTTAATAATGAGATCAATGGGGGCATCCCGCAGAAGGGTAACCTGACGGCCAGTTTGGAAGTCGCCCAGGTGGACGTCGCCCATTATATACCTTCAGAGACCATCGCCGGCCTGGCTGTCATTGACTGGGATGCCTGGCACCCCCTGTGGGACAGAAACTGGGGCTCCAAGTCTGTCTACCGCACGTTGTCTATCGACTACGCCTATCAGCTTGACCCATCACTTTCGCCATCTCAAGCCAAGCTCGTGGCCAAGGAGCAATTCCAGACAGCTGCCAGAAGCTACATGGAGGACACAATGGGTCTGGGGATCAAGATGAGGCCTAATTACCTCTGGGGCTTCTATCTCTTCCCTGAATGCTATAACTATGGCTGGGATGGCACTGACTACACAGGAGAGTGCCCCAAGTGGGCACAGACTGGCAATAACCAGCTCCTGTGGCTGTGGCAGACAAGCACAGCCCTCTACCCCTCTGTCTACCTACAGACCAGTCTGGGCAGCACCCGCAAGGCCGCTCTGTACGTCCGCAACCAAGTTCACGAGGCCATGAGGGTGGCCAGCCTGCCTAAGCACCCCTTCAATGTCCCCATCTACGTCTACACCCGTCCTGTCTTTGCCAATCAAGCCAACAAATTCTTGAGTGTG AAGGACCTGATCCACACTCTGGGTGAGAATGCGGCTGTAGGGGCCTCAGGTTCAGTGCTCTGGGGGGGCGTCACAGACTTCAATGACAAG GCATCATGCGAGGCTTTGTCCTCCTACCTGACCTCCAACCTGAACCCCTACATCGTCAACGTGACGGCGGCTTCCAGGCTCTGCAGCGAGTCACTCTGCCAGGGTAACGGCCGCTGCATCCGGAAGGACTACAACTCTGACGTCTACCTGCACCTGAACCCTGCCAGCTTCTCCGTCCGAAAATCTGGCGGAAAATACATGGCAGTGGGCATTCCCACCCTCTCTGACCTCACCTACTTCTCCGAACACTTCACCTGCCAGTGCTACGCCGGGCTGAGCTGCTCGCCCCGGATAGCGAGCGAGCTCCCCATCGAACCCGTGGTCATTCCGGTGTAA